A genomic segment from Legionella quinlivanii encodes:
- a CDS encoding MFS transporter — protein sequence MFSNQYRVLRDAKFRRFTLSCMLAMFGNGLTYIIMVWALMRFDTSVVSTSILMACFWLPNVLLGPFFGVLADRWNRKTLLLIANGSRAMVLFGFAYLANDHMTSVSIYILAALIGTLLAAYIPVAMSFVRELVKEEELLAGNAMVDIAYELGAVAGMGGAGFILASASFAGCFAINAVCYVIATLLLLGIPFVKKSNEEKKEISFFRQFIEGGRYILARRTLLLLYLTQGLFFVSYMTAPVLLAPYAKTVLNSNVTQFGWLEAMLSLGIILGGFFNPWLASMFSMFKVIVAEILAGVVGFYLFSHTSNIHLAIFYHFLIGLSFSSWALLTTLAQEMTALDFQGRVQSLFNSVSGVVIVLFYYLLAKWKDIPVQKLYSGEIVLLLIALILLGIAILRKTSNDNELDLNEDELSFE from the coding sequence ATGTTTTCCAATCAATATCGCGTGTTGCGCGATGCAAAGTTCAGACGATTTACATTAAGCTGTATGCTGGCGATGTTCGGTAACGGCTTAACGTATATCATTATGGTCTGGGCCCTAATGCGGTTTGATACTTCTGTTGTTTCGACTTCAATATTAATGGCTTGTTTCTGGTTGCCCAATGTATTGCTTGGTCCATTCTTTGGCGTCCTGGCTGATCGCTGGAACCGAAAAACCTTACTGCTTATAGCCAATGGATCCCGTGCGATGGTCCTTTTTGGTTTTGCCTATCTGGCCAATGATCATATGACCTCGGTCTCAATCTACATACTTGCCGCACTGATTGGAACTTTATTGGCAGCTTATATTCCTGTTGCAATGAGTTTCGTAAGAGAACTCGTTAAAGAAGAAGAGTTGCTTGCTGGTAATGCGATGGTTGACATTGCCTATGAACTGGGAGCTGTCGCTGGTATGGGGGGAGCCGGATTTATATTGGCTAGCGCGTCCTTTGCGGGATGTTTCGCAATAAATGCGGTTTGCTATGTAATCGCAACTTTGTTGCTTTTGGGGATTCCTTTTGTAAAAAAATCCAATGAAGAGAAAAAAGAGATTTCTTTTTTCAGACAATTTATCGAGGGGGGACGCTATATTCTAGCGCGTCGAACCTTGTTATTACTGTATTTAACACAGGGATTATTTTTTGTTTCCTATATGACTGCACCGGTATTACTGGCACCTTATGCAAAGACTGTTTTAAACAGTAACGTAACCCAATTTGGATGGCTTGAAGCAATGCTTTCACTGGGTATCATACTGGGTGGTTTTTTCAATCCCTGGTTGGCTTCGATGTTTTCAATGTTTAAAGTCATTGTCGCTGAAATTCTGGCAGGAGTAGTTGGGTTTTATTTATTCAGCCATACTTCAAATATCCATTTAGCCATTTTCTATCATTTCCTAATCGGATTGTCCTTTTCCTCCTGGGCATTGCTCACCACTTTGGCGCAGGAAATGACGGCCTTGGATTTTCAGGGGCGCGTTCAGTCTTTGTTTAACAGCGTTTCAGGAGTTGTTATTGTACTGTTTTATTATCTGCTGGCAAAATGGAAAGATATTCCAGTTCAAAAACTGTACTCTGGTGAAATCGTTTTGCTGCTGATTGCCTTGATACTTTTGGGGATAGCGATACTGAGAAAAACCAGTAATGATAATGAGCTTGATTTGAACGAGGATGAGCTTTCGTTTGAATAA
- a CDS encoding calcium/sodium antiporter, which translates to MYHFFLLLISFIALLWSANHLVVGASGIAHYYKLSPLWIGFSLVALGTSAPEIVIAVSASLDGYTDLAVGNAVGSNIANIGLVLGLIALLRPLNAQTSFLKREFPLLFIVMLFAYSLMLDGYLGILDSCLALIVCLIFTAYLIISARESSHQRHLTDEFWRAKLRQQSLKHHVAMLIVGLIILPFSADLLITNCAQFARDMGMSELLVGLSIVAIGSSLPELATSIVAASKGADDIAIGNILGSNLFNLLAVMIFPGIIHPSAISHAIIWRDMPVMLLTTLLLFWFNMRHKKKITRWHGGLLILIYCSYILSLVIAATR; encoded by the coding sequence ATGTATCATTTTTTTCTGTTGCTCATTAGTTTTATAGCTTTGCTTTGGTCCGCTAATCATCTGGTTGTTGGCGCTTCAGGCATCGCCCACTATTACAAGTTATCCCCGCTTTGGATTGGCTTTTCCTTAGTCGCTCTGGGAACCTCAGCACCTGAAATAGTGATTGCGGTATCCGCCTCTCTTGATGGCTATACAGACCTGGCAGTTGGAAATGCCGTTGGTTCCAATATTGCAAATATTGGATTAGTGTTGGGTTTAATTGCTTTACTGCGACCTTTAAACGCACAAACCAGCTTTCTCAAAAGAGAGTTTCCATTATTATTTATTGTAATGCTATTTGCATATTCACTAATGTTGGACGGTTATCTCGGGATCCTCGACAGTTGTCTGGCCTTAATCGTCTGTCTGATTTTTACCGCCTATCTGATAATTTCCGCCCGGGAATCCTCTCATCAACGTCATCTGACCGATGAGTTTTGGCGGGCCAAGCTGCGCCAACAAAGCCTGAAACACCATGTCGCTATGCTGATTGTGGGTTTAATCATCCTTCCTTTCAGTGCTGATCTCCTTATCACCAATTGTGCCCAGTTTGCCAGGGACATGGGAATGAGTGAATTGCTGGTTGGTCTAAGTATAGTTGCTATTGGCAGCAGTCTTCCCGAGCTTGCAACATCAATTGTCGCAGCCAGCAAAGGGGCCGATGATATCGCCATTGGCAATATCCTTGGTTCCAATCTTTTCAATCTGCTGGCAGTGATGATTTTTCCCGGCATCATCCATCCATCTGCAATTAGCCATGCCATCATCTGGCGGGATATGCCCGTCATGCTATTGACCACTTTATTATTATTCTGGTTCAACATGCGTCATAAGAAAAAAATAACTCGCTGGCATGGCGGCTTGTTAATTCTGATTTACTGCTCTTATATTTTATCGCTGGTTATTGCTGCAACCCGCTAA
- a CDS encoding efflux RND transporter permease subunit has translation MISKFFIERPVLANVIALLIVFIGLVAIVVLPVAQYPAIVPPTIQVTTTYPGADAKTLINTVALPIEQQVNGVENMLYMQSTSTNSGNYNLIVTFAIGTDLNFAQVLVQNRVQAAMAQLPIDVQKQGVLVQQKSTAILQFITLTSENNEYDGLFLDSYATINMQNELARLPGVGNVIIFGSGSYAMRVWLDPQKMMAYSLNPSDVLNAISYQNKDVSAGQVAAPPVVGKESYQFTVNVPGQLTDPEEFANIIIKTVDTNPDEDANASSSAQVVRIRDVGRVELGSSTYSQLAKLNGKPAAAIGIFQLPGANALDVAKEVRATVAKMAKKFPPGLQYSIPFDTTVFVEASIEEVYKTLFEAGILVLIVIVVFLQNFRASLVPATTVPVTIIGTFFGMMLLGYTINLLTLFAIVLAIGIVVDDAIVIVEGVSQHIERGLSPKEASIIAMKELFGPIIGITLVLMAVFVPAGFMPGLTGAMYAQFALVIAVTALISAINAMTLKPTQCALWLRPIDPNKKKNVFFRAFDRVYNPIEERYCRFIDRLVHHSKTVCMVGALLVAVAIFGLTRIPTGFIPIEDQGYLVLSVLLPDGASLGRTDEVLNRLSSEISKIGGIDNVIAIDGISLLDNNANLANAGVLYVMFKDWSLRGKDEDLLALYTKLNDIAKKTKDAKLLVVVPPPIQGLGLSGGFQMQVELQDGSFDYQKLQSVTDHLIDNGNHDPVLQNLMTSFRANVPQVAAPINRTKAESLGVTVGDAFGTLQTYLGSSYVNLFTKFGQVFPVYVQADAGARGQIDDLRNYYVRNKQGDMVPLGTLTDIGRAVGPGLISLYNLYPSSSINGMASRGFSSGQGIQAMEEMAKNLLPAGLSYEWTSTAYQEKIAGNLSYIIFAMSLVLVYLILAGQYENWLTPSAIIFSVPLTLIGTVIALTALGLANNMYTQIGLLLLIALAAKNAILIVEVAHEQRHIHGKSILESAVIGARARFRPILMTSFAFIMGVMPLVFASGAGANARRSIGIAVSSGMLASTCLAVVFVPVFYVLLQTWQEKRWAKKQEKARIKAELPSH, from the coding sequence ATGATTTCTAAATTTTTCATTGAACGTCCAGTACTGGCAAATGTTATTGCGCTTTTAATTGTTTTTATTGGGCTGGTTGCCATTGTTGTTTTACCAGTCGCTCAATATCCGGCGATTGTTCCGCCGACAATTCAGGTCACCACAACGTATCCTGGAGCCGATGCCAAGACACTGATTAACACCGTTGCTTTGCCGATTGAACAGCAGGTAAATGGCGTTGAAAATATGCTTTATATGCAATCTACAAGTACCAATAGCGGAAACTACAATCTGATTGTAACTTTCGCTATTGGAACGGATTTAAATTTCGCTCAGGTCCTTGTGCAAAACCGCGTACAGGCGGCAATGGCTCAATTACCTATCGATGTTCAAAAGCAGGGTGTTCTTGTTCAGCAAAAATCAACCGCTATTCTACAGTTTATTACGCTCACCTCTGAAAATAATGAATATGACGGCCTGTTTCTGGACAGTTATGCCACCATTAATATGCAAAATGAACTGGCTCGCCTGCCAGGAGTGGGTAATGTGATTATTTTCGGATCTGGTAGCTATGCGATGCGCGTCTGGCTGGATCCCCAGAAAATGATGGCCTATTCTTTAAACCCCAGTGACGTTTTAAATGCAATCAGCTATCAAAACAAGGATGTCTCGGCAGGTCAGGTCGCAGCGCCCCCGGTTGTTGGGAAAGAATCTTATCAGTTTACGGTGAATGTGCCTGGGCAACTTACTGATCCCGAAGAGTTTGCCAATATTATTATCAAAACTGTCGATACTAATCCCGATGAAGATGCCAACGCCAGTAGTTCGGCTCAGGTAGTAAGGATCCGTGATGTCGGCAGGGTCGAATTGGGTTCATCAACATACAGCCAGTTAGCTAAACTCAACGGAAAACCGGCTGCTGCCATTGGGATTTTTCAGCTACCTGGTGCGAATGCGCTCGATGTGGCTAAAGAAGTGCGTGCCACTGTAGCCAAAATGGCGAAGAAATTCCCGCCCGGTCTACAATACTCTATTCCTTTCGATACGACGGTGTTTGTTGAAGCCTCTATCGAAGAGGTGTACAAAACGCTTTTTGAAGCGGGTATTCTGGTATTGATAGTAATTGTGGTGTTCCTGCAGAATTTTCGCGCTTCCCTGGTTCCAGCGACGACTGTACCAGTAACGATAATCGGCACTTTTTTCGGCATGATGTTACTTGGTTACACTATTAATCTACTGACTTTGTTTGCAATTGTCCTGGCAATCGGTATTGTAGTGGACGATGCGATTGTTATTGTGGAGGGCGTATCACAGCATATTGAAAGAGGACTAAGCCCCAAAGAGGCCTCCATTATCGCCATGAAGGAATTATTTGGTCCCATTATTGGTATCACCCTCGTGCTGATGGCCGTTTTCGTTCCTGCTGGATTTATGCCTGGATTAACCGGGGCCATGTATGCACAGTTCGCCTTGGTTATTGCAGTAACCGCATTAATCAGTGCCATTAACGCCATGACTTTAAAGCCCACCCAGTGTGCTTTATGGCTAAGACCGATAGATCCCAACAAGAAGAAAAATGTTTTTTTCAGAGCCTTTGACCGCGTTTACAATCCCATCGAGGAACGCTATTGCCGTTTTATTGACCGGCTGGTCCATCATAGTAAAACTGTTTGCATGGTAGGCGCATTATTAGTGGCGGTTGCGATTTTTGGCTTGACGCGTATTCCTACCGGTTTTATCCCTATTGAAGATCAGGGCTATCTGGTGCTGAGTGTTTTACTACCGGATGGTGCGAGCCTGGGGCGAACGGATGAGGTATTAAACCGCTTAAGCAGTGAAATATCCAAAATTGGGGGCATCGACAATGTCATAGCTATTGACGGTATTTCTCTTCTGGATAACAACGCCAATCTTGCCAACGCTGGTGTGCTATATGTGATGTTTAAGGATTGGAGCCTCAGAGGAAAGGATGAGGATTTACTGGCTTTGTATACCAAGTTAAATGACATTGCAAAAAAGACTAAAGACGCAAAGCTCCTGGTAGTCGTACCTCCCCCTATTCAGGGTCTTGGTTTGTCTGGCGGCTTTCAAATGCAGGTAGAGTTACAGGACGGCAGCTTTGATTATCAGAAACTTCAAAGTGTGACCGATCATCTAATTGATAACGGCAATCATGATCCGGTATTGCAAAACCTGATGACCTCCTTCAGGGCGAATGTTCCCCAGGTAGCCGCTCCTATTAATCGAACGAAAGCGGAATCTTTAGGTGTTACAGTAGGAGATGCCTTTGGAACCTTGCAAACTTATCTGGGATCAAGTTACGTTAATTTATTCACTAAATTTGGACAAGTGTTCCCAGTTTATGTGCAGGCGGATGCGGGAGCAAGAGGGCAGATTGATGATTTGCGCAATTATTATGTCAGAAACAAGCAGGGGGATATGGTTCCTTTAGGCACTCTGACGGATATTGGCCGGGCTGTTGGGCCAGGCTTAATCTCGCTTTACAATTTATATCCTTCGAGCAGCATTAATGGCATGGCCTCACGTGGATTCAGCTCGGGGCAGGGTATTCAGGCAATGGAGGAAATGGCTAAAAACTTATTGCCCGCCGGGCTTTCCTACGAATGGACGAGTACTGCTTATCAGGAAAAAATTGCTGGTAATTTGAGCTATATTATTTTTGCCATGTCGCTGGTACTGGTTTATTTAATTCTTGCTGGTCAGTATGAAAACTGGCTGACGCCCTCTGCCATTATTTTCAGCGTTCCATTGACGCTGATTGGAACAGTCATTGCATTGACCGCTCTCGGATTGGCCAATAATATGTATACTCAAATTGGCCTTTTACTATTGATTGCGCTTGCAGCTAAAAATGCCATTCTGATTGTTGAAGTGGCGCATGAGCAGCGGCATATCCACGGAAAGTCCATTCTTGAATCGGCAGTTATCGGCGCAAGAGCACGATTCCGGCCTATTCTTATGACCTCATTTGCTTTCATCATGGGCGTTATGCCCTTAGTGTTCGCCAGTGGCGCAGGAGCCAATGCCAGACGTTCCATCGGTATTGCGGTTAGCAGCGGCATGCTGGCTTCTACTTGTCTTGCAGTGGTCTTTGTTCCCGTTTTTTATGTGCTGCTACAAACCTGGCAGGAAAAACGTTGGGCTAAGAAGCAGGAGAAGGCCAGGATTAAGGCCGAGCTGCCTTCGCATTAA
- a CDS encoding efflux RND transporter periplasmic adaptor subunit — translation MNSEKRQKLKIAALIIAVLLIVYLYSHFKSKNTPPALPSPVVYVEHPKPMKMGDYVYQTGNTVAFNSVNLVARVEGYLDAIKFVDGSFVKKGTDLFIIEPQPYLDKVEEAKASLAAQKAAYAFAVAEYERQQQMYKENATSLKNVEKWGARRDETKAEVAKAEANLNSAEINYSYTHVTAPFDGRIGRHLVDVGNLVGHGQATQLATIEQIDPIYVYINLNELDLIKLREAGKSKGVNANNLNTVPVFVRMQNETGFPHEGKLDFVNTGLNASTGTMQFRALLPNKNYPLVPGLFVQVRIPVKKPSMQLTVPDTAIQYDQIGAYLLIVDKENLVQMARIQIGSIEEGQRAILKGISPQDNIIVNGTQFATPGSKVDPRTQSSTDSSFVESVH, via the coding sequence ATGAATTCTGAGAAGAGACAAAAGCTAAAGATAGCAGCCCTAATAATCGCTGTTCTACTAATTGTCTATTTATATAGTCATTTTAAGTCCAAAAATACCCCCCCGGCACTGCCCTCTCCGGTAGTTTATGTTGAACATCCAAAGCCTATGAAAATGGGGGATTACGTGTACCAGACAGGTAATACTGTCGCCTTTAACTCAGTAAACCTGGTAGCACGGGTTGAGGGATATCTCGATGCGATTAAATTCGTGGATGGCTCATTTGTTAAAAAAGGAACCGATTTATTTATTATTGAGCCCCAGCCTTATCTGGACAAGGTGGAAGAAGCCAAAGCAAGCCTTGCAGCACAGAAAGCCGCCTACGCATTTGCTGTAGCTGAGTATGAACGCCAACAGCAAATGTACAAAGAAAATGCCACCTCATTGAAAAATGTGGAAAAGTGGGGGGCCAGACGTGATGAAACCAAGGCAGAAGTTGCCAAAGCAGAGGCAAATCTTAATTCGGCAGAAATAAATTATAGCTACACGCATGTAACCGCCCCTTTTGATGGGCGAATTGGGCGACATCTGGTTGACGTAGGGAATCTGGTAGGGCATGGGCAGGCTACTCAACTCGCCACAATCGAGCAAATTGATCCAATTTACGTCTATATCAATTTGAACGAACTTGATTTAATCAAATTGAGAGAAGCAGGAAAAAGTAAAGGAGTCAATGCGAATAATCTTAATACGGTTCCGGTTTTTGTGCGAATGCAAAATGAAACAGGATTTCCACATGAGGGGAAGCTGGATTTCGTCAATACGGGTTTAAATGCCTCGACTGGAACAATGCAGTTCAGAGCATTGCTTCCGAATAAAAATTATCCTCTGGTTCCCGGCTTATTTGTACAAGTCAGAATTCCTGTTAAAAAACCATCCATGCAGCTGACAGTCCCCGATACAGCCATTCAATATGACCAGATCGGCGCTTACCTTCTTATTGTTGACAAAGAGAATCTGGTTCAAATGGCAAGAATTCAAATAGGCAGTATTGAAGAAGGGCAGCGAGCCATTCTTAAGGGAATAAGTCCTCAGGATAATATCATCGTTAACGGTACACAATTCGCAACTCCCGGAAGTAAAGTGGATCCCAGAACACAAAGTTCCACTGATAGTTCCTTTGTCGAAAGCGTTCATTAA
- a CDS encoding efflux transporter outer membrane subunit — MFKYCCIFFCLVLCSCMVGPDYKEPPKPVAGYWIQNSPVVKATPAQTANWWNIFKDPVLTELIQRGYQNNLSVQIAGVRVLQARAQLAQSVGELYPQQQAMIGDYTYYRIGGSQLQTVLPSSFETASLGFTASWELDFWGKYRRAIQSNDAIFLASLAAYDNALVTLTADIADTYVNIRTLERQVAVTKANIQLQVTSLKIAKARYRGGQTSLLDVEQAETQLTETQAGLPKLLSELQHQKDILGLLLGTVPTQVNPLISKSRGIPRAPSQVSVGIPREVIVRRPDIYQSRMEAIAQSEAIGAIKANLFPALTLTGNFVFSSNSIGSNSISDLFNWSNRSITAGPSLTWPLLNYGQITNAVRVQDAAFQQALLKYINLVLQAQQEVQDNISRYIESRKSVYFLQQSDQSARTSTKLALVRYKEGEAIYTTVLDAERQQLRVETSLTNAQGEVAKSLIALYRSLGGGWQIRGCNDILPNYIKQQMAERTDWGNLLKQPNHERPNTQMDVLKQLYLPNW; from the coding sequence ATGTTCAAATATTGCTGTATATTTTTCTGCCTGGTACTTTGTTCATGCATGGTGGGTCCCGACTATAAAGAGCCGCCGAAGCCTGTAGCTGGCTATTGGATACAAAACAGCCCCGTAGTGAAAGCGACTCCTGCTCAAACTGCAAACTGGTGGAATATCTTCAAGGATCCTGTTTTAACGGAATTAATTCAGCGAGGCTATCAAAATAATCTCTCCGTACAAATTGCCGGCGTAAGGGTTCTGCAGGCAAGAGCGCAATTGGCGCAATCAGTTGGCGAATTGTATCCTCAACAGCAGGCCATGATTGGGGATTATACCTATTACCGTATTGGCGGCAGCCAACTACAGACCGTACTTCCTTCGAGTTTTGAAACCGCTTCGCTCGGCTTTACAGCCAGCTGGGAGCTTGATTTCTGGGGAAAATATCGCAGAGCAATTCAATCCAATGATGCCATTTTTCTGGCTTCACTGGCTGCCTACGACAATGCTTTAGTCACCTTAACTGCCGATATTGCGGACACCTATGTCAATATCCGCACTCTTGAAAGACAGGTTGCAGTTACAAAAGCCAATATTCAGCTGCAAGTAACCAGTTTGAAAATTGCAAAAGCCCGCTATAGAGGCGGCCAAACCAGTTTGCTTGATGTGGAACAGGCAGAAACTCAGCTGACTGAAACACAGGCCGGCTTGCCTAAACTACTGAGTGAATTACAGCATCAGAAAGATATCCTTGGATTACTTTTAGGTACTGTGCCGACCCAGGTGAATCCACTCATCAGCAAAAGCCGCGGCATTCCCCGGGCGCCATCGCAGGTATCTGTTGGGATCCCTCGAGAGGTGATTGTGAGAAGGCCCGATATTTATCAGTCTCGTATGGAGGCTATTGCCCAGTCAGAAGCAATTGGTGCAATTAAGGCGAATTTGTTTCCTGCCCTTACATTAACCGGAAATTTCGTGTTTTCATCAAATAGCATCGGCAGCAATTCTATAAGCGATCTGTTCAACTGGTCTAATCGCAGTATCACCGCAGGGCCTTCGCTGACCTGGCCTTTATTAAATTATGGTCAGATTACAAACGCTGTGCGTGTGCAAGATGCGGCTTTCCAACAAGCGCTTCTTAAGTATATTAATCTGGTCTTACAGGCTCAGCAGGAAGTACAGGATAATATTAGCCGTTATATCGAAAGCCGAAAATCAGTTTATTTTCTGCAGCAATCGGATCAGTCAGCAAGAACCTCTACCAAGTTAGCTTTGGTTCGCTACAAAGAAGGCGAAGCGATTTATACAACCGTTTTAGATGCTGAGCGTCAACAGCTAAGAGTTGAAACCTCGCTTACTAATGCTCAGGGCGAAGTTGCGAAATCATTAATTGCCCTCTATCGCTCTTTAGGCGGGGGCTGGCAAATCAGAGGATGCAATGACATTCTGCCCAATTATATCAAGCAACAAATGGCCGAAAGAACCGATTGGGGTAATTTGCTGAAACAGCCAAATCACGAAAGGCCAAATACGCAAATGGATGTTTTAAAACAACTTTATCTTCCAAATTGGTGA